One window from the genome of Candidatus Dependentiae bacterium encodes:
- a CDS encoding DUF4143 domain-containing protein, translated as MQKQQIHYWRTKQGKEIDFIVKNRAGNILTAIECKFSCSSDDGLAHNVGKNFEAFRALYPTGENLVVAHNVDRSFTRKHNDLTITFVSAQELVKKLKLIA; from the coding sequence TTGCAAAAACAACAGATACATTACTGGAGAACAAAGCAGGGTAAAGAAATTGATTTTATTGTAAAAAACAGAGCTGGAAATATTTTAACGGCTATTGAGTGTAAGTTTAGTTGCTCGTCTGATGATGGACTTGCTCACAATGTCGGTAAAAATTTTGAAGCGTTTCGTGCATTGTATCCTACTGGAGAGAATTTGGTAGTTGCTCATAATGTTGATAGATCTTTTACTCGCAAACATAACGATTTGACAATAACATTTGTAAGTGCGCAAGAGTTGGTAAAAAAGTTAAAATTGATTGCTTAG